The following proteins are encoded in a genomic region of Catharus ustulatus isolate bCatUst1 chromosome 4, bCatUst1.pri.v2, whole genome shotgun sequence:
- the RXYLT1 gene encoding ribitol-5-phosphate xylosyltransferase 1 isoform X2 produces the protein METRKIQHVAVVLLGNEQCNNAWIQPYLKRNGGFVNLLFVTYDCAFVNEEDIFQWPLGVATYRSFPVVEPSWSMLHDPRSHLCNFLGTVYKNSSRETLIKILKQDGLDKLCWIGAREQWQPQETNESFKNYQDALMQSDLTLCPVGINTECYRIYEACSYGSLPVIEDVMTPGDCGNSSMYHSAPLQLLKTTGAPFIFIKDWKELPAILEEEKKMSLQEKIQRRKKLLEWYRNFKAWMRQKFISTLENSFLPSDKG, from the exons ATGGAGACCCGCAAAATCCAGCACGTGGCAGTGGTGCTGCTCGGCAACGAGCAGTGCAACAACGCCTGGATTCAGCCATACCTGAAACGGAACGGGGGATTTGTAAATCTGCTCTTTGTTACATATGACTGTGCATTCGTTAATGAAGAAGATATTTTCCAGTGGCCTTTAGGAGTAGCTAC CTACAGAAGTTTTCCAGTTGTGGAACCCAGCTGGTCAATGCTACATGATCCAAGATCACATCTATGTAATTTCTTAGGAACAGTTTATAAGAATTCTTCTAGAGAAACCCTAATCAAAATTCTGAAACAAGACGGGCTTGACAAACTTTGCTGGATTGGAGCCAGAGAACA GTGGCAGCCTCAAGAAACAAATGAAAGTTTCAAAAATTATCAAGATGCTTTGATGCAGAGCGATTTGACATTGTGCCCAGTGGGAATAAATACAGAATGTTACAGAATTTATGAAGCTTGTTCATATGGATCTCTGCCCGTTATAGAAGATGTAATGACACCGGGTGATTGCGGAAATTCATCAATGTACCACAGTGCTCCATTGCAATTATTAAAAACCACGGGGGCTCCATTTATCTTTATTAAGGACTGGAAAGAGCTTCCTGCTATtctagaagaagaaaaaaaaatgagcttaCAAGAAAAGattcaaaggaggaaaaagcttTTAGAATGGTATCGAAACTTCAAAGCATGGATGAGACAAAAATTCATTAGTACTttggaaaattcatttttgCCCAGTGATAAAGGATAA
- the RXYLT1 gene encoding ribitol-5-phosphate xylosyltransferase 1 isoform X1: protein MRAARRRLCSALIVAYGLFSLYAAYTVFLRPRRPAAPRPHRERRGPRGFTDHVALGNEEWNPWDADEKNELAASQQRYEAHLKMIKYARSHLEPTSLRVQIWGKAAIGLYLWEHIFGGHLEPADVTAQWREGSQKAGKTHFSFLTGPSVVPGYFSVEAEHVVLVLNGREPAKISYATQWLHYAQTLMETRKIQHVAVVLLGNEQCNNAWIQPYLKRNGGFVNLLFVTYDCAFVNEEDIFQWPLGVATYRSFPVVEPSWSMLHDPRSHLCNFLGTVYKNSSRETLIKILKQDGLDKLCWIGAREQWQPQETNESFKNYQDALMQSDLTLCPVGINTECYRIYEACSYGSLPVIEDVMTPGDCGNSSMYHSAPLQLLKTTGAPFIFIKDWKELPAILEEEKKMSLQEKIQRRKKLLEWYRNFKAWMRQKFISTLENSFLPSDKG from the exons ATGCGGGCCGCTCGCAGGCGGCTCTGCTCCGCCCTGATCGTCGCGTACGGCCTCTTCTCCCTCTACGCGGCCTACACCGTGTTCCTGCGGCCGCGCCGCCctgccgccccccgcccgcacCGGGAGCGCCGCGGCCCGCGAG GTTTCACAGATCATGTTGCCTTGGGGAATGAAGAGTGGAATCCGTGGGATGCGGATGAGAAAAACGAGCTGGCTGCTTCTCAGCAGAGATATGAAGCACAtcttaaaatgataaaatatgcGAGGTCTCACCTAGAACCGACCAGTCTTAGAGTACAGATTTGGGGCAAGGCAGCAATTG GTCTTTACCTTTGGGAACATATTTTTGGAGGGCACCTTGAGCCAGCTGATGTGACTGCACAGTGGAGAGAAGGAAgccaaaaagcaggaaaaactcACTTCAG CTTCCTCACTGGCCCATCTGTAGTTCCCGGCTACTTCTCGGTGGAAGCGGAGCATGTGGTGCTGGTGCTGAACGGGAGGGAGCCGGCGAAGATCTCCTACGCCACGCAGTGGCTGCACTACGCTCAGACACTGATGGAGACCCGCAAAATCCAGCACGTGGCAGTGGTGCTGCTCGGCAACGAGCAGTGCAACAACGCCTGGATTCAGCCATACCTGAAACGGAACGGGGGATTTGTAAATCTGCTCTTTGTTACATATGACTGTGCATTCGTTAATGAAGAAGATATTTTCCAGTGGCCTTTAGGAGTAGCTAC CTACAGAAGTTTTCCAGTTGTGGAACCCAGCTGGTCAATGCTACATGATCCAAGATCACATCTATGTAATTTCTTAGGAACAGTTTATAAGAATTCTTCTAGAGAAACCCTAATCAAAATTCTGAAACAAGACGGGCTTGACAAACTTTGCTGGATTGGAGCCAGAGAACA GTGGCAGCCTCAAGAAACAAATGAAAGTTTCAAAAATTATCAAGATGCTTTGATGCAGAGCGATTTGACATTGTGCCCAGTGGGAATAAATACAGAATGTTACAGAATTTATGAAGCTTGTTCATATGGATCTCTGCCCGTTATAGAAGATGTAATGACACCGGGTGATTGCGGAAATTCATCAATGTACCACAGTGCTCCATTGCAATTATTAAAAACCACGGGGGCTCCATTTATCTTTATTAAGGACTGGAAAGAGCTTCCTGCTATtctagaagaagaaaaaaaaatgagcttaCAAGAAAAGattcaaaggaggaaaaagcttTTAGAATGGTATCGAAACTTCAAAGCATGGATGAGACAAAAATTCATTAGTACTttggaaaattcatttttgCCCAGTGATAAAGGATAA